TGAAATCTTTACTAGAGTACTGCGTTCCTCGGTCAGAATGGACAATCACACTTAATTTATTTTGGATGCATTTCAGTTTTGCTTTATTGAAGGCTGAAATAACCAGTTCGCTTCTCATATGAGTCTGAACATCCCAGCCCACTACTTTATGCAAATAAGTATCAATCCAAGTTGAAAGATAGGCCCATTGGCCATTCTTTAAAGGAATGTAGGTAATGTCACCAACCCATACTTCATTTGGTTTTTGCGCCTTTCCAAAATCAAGAAGTAAATTGGGTGCAGGAAATTTGGTCCCGGTGGAATCAGTTGTTTTTGGAACAAAACTCTTTGGCTGGATTGCTTTCAAATTTTGTTCCTTCATACATTTGCGAATCAAATGGCGGCTAACATTTTTTGAATATTTTACGGCTAATTCCATTTTAATTCTACGACTTCCATACCTATTCATATGAGAGTCAAATACGGATTTTATTCGGTCTCTTAATCCCAAATGTTTAGTGGGAGAATCCCTCCTGTGGATAAAATGATACAAAGTATTCCTTGGAATATTCATCATCTTGCAAAGCTTGTTAGTAGGATACACACCGCTTAGACTC
This window of the Saprospiraceae bacterium genome carries:
- a CDS encoding IS3 family transposase codes for the protein MKPKAEFIQSLSGVYPTNKLCKMMNIPRNTLYHFIHRRDSPTKHLGLRDRIKSVFDSHMNRYGSRRIKMELAVKYSKNVSRHLIRKCMKEQNLKAIQPKSFVPKTTDSTGTKFPAPNLLLDFGKAQKPNEVWVGDITYIPLKNGQWAYLSTWIDTYLHKVVGWDVQTHMRSELVISAFNKAKLKCIQNKLSVIVHSDRGTQYSSKDFKNAIKGNRQSMTRKNEVYDNAIAESFFSRLKCECIRGTVFDDLDQLRFTLFEYIDGYYNTIRRHSSIQYYTPLEFENIYYSKNQFTHCN